A section of the Delphinus delphis chromosome 1, mDelDel1.2, whole genome shotgun sequence genome encodes:
- the PEX19 gene encoding peroxisomal biogenesis factor 19 isoform X2: protein MAAAEEDGGVGAEADRELEELLESALDDFDKAKPSPAPPPTATAPDASGSQKRSPGDTAKDALFASQEKFFQELFDSELASQATAEFEKAMKELAEEEPHLVEQFQKLSEAAGRVGSDATSQQEFTSCLKETLSGLAKNATDLQNSGMSEEELTKAMEGLGMDEGDGEGTILPIMQSIMQNLLSKDVLYPSLKEITEKYPEWLQTHRESLPPEQFEKYQEQHSVMGKICEQFEAETPTDSEATQKARFEVVLDLMQQLQDLGHPPKELAGEMEELSESLHLFSSLLASTLTWMPSISRAHQVPMANSV, encoded by the exons ATGGCCGCGGCCGAGGAGGATGGTGGTGTTGGGGCTGAAGCCGACCGGGAATTGGAAGAGCTTCTGGAAA GTGCTCTTGATGATTTTGATAAggccaaaccctctccagcaccCCCTCCTACCGCCACAGCTCCTGATGCTTCGGGGTCCCAGAAGAGATCGCCGGGAGACACTGCCAAA GATGCCCTCTTCGCCTCCCAAGAGAAGTTTTTCCAGGAACTGTTTGACAGCGAGCTGGCTTCCCAAGCCACTGCAGAGTTCGAGAAAGCAATGAAGGAGTTGGCTGAGGAAGAGCCCCACCTGGTAGAGCAGTTCCAAAAGCTctcagaggctgctgggagagtaG GCAGTGATGCGACTTCCCAACAAGAATTCACTTCTTGCCTAAAGGAGACATTAAGTGGACTAGCCAAGAATGCCACTGACCTTCAG AACTCTGGCATGTCAGAAGAGGAGCTGACCAAGGCCATGGAAGGGCTGGGCATGGATGAAGGAGATGGGGAAGGGACCATCCTCCCCATCATGCAGAGTATCATGCAGAACCTCCTGTCCAAGGATGTGCTGTACCCGTCACTGAAGGAGATCACAGAAAAG TATCCAGAATGGTTGCAGACTCACCGAGAATCTCTACCTCCAGAGCAGTTTGAAAAATATCAGGAACAACACAGTGTCATGGGCAAAATATGTGAGCAGTTTGAGGCAGAAACCCCCACAGATAGTGAGGCCACTCAAAAGGCTCGTTTTGAGGTGGTGCTGGATCTCATGCAGCAG CTACAGGATTTGGGCCATCCTCCAAAAGAGCTTGCTGGGGAGATG GAGGAGTTATCTGAGTCCCTTCATCTCTTCTCCAGCCTCCTGGCCTCAACTTTGACCTGGATGCCCTCAATCTCTCGGGCCCACCAGGTGCCAATGGCGAACAGTGTCTGA
- the PEX19 gene encoding peroxisomal biogenesis factor 19 isoform X1: MAAAEEDGGVGAEADRELEELLESALDDFDKAKPSPAPPPTATAPDASGSQKRSPGDTAKDALFASQEKFFQELFDSELASQATAEFEKAMKELAEEEPHLVEQFQKLSEAAGRVGSDATSQQEFTSCLKETLSGLAKNATDLQNSGMSEEELTKAMEGLGMDEGDGEGTILPIMQSIMQNLLSKDVLYPSLKEITEKYPEWLQTHRESLPPEQFEKYQEQHSVMGKICEQFEAETPTDSEATQKARFEVVLDLMQQLQDLGHPPKELAGEMPPGLNFDLDALNLSGPPGANGEQCLIM, translated from the exons ATGGCCGCGGCCGAGGAGGATGGTGGTGTTGGGGCTGAAGCCGACCGGGAATTGGAAGAGCTTCTGGAAA GTGCTCTTGATGATTTTGATAAggccaaaccctctccagcaccCCCTCCTACCGCCACAGCTCCTGATGCTTCGGGGTCCCAGAAGAGATCGCCGGGAGACACTGCCAAA GATGCCCTCTTCGCCTCCCAAGAGAAGTTTTTCCAGGAACTGTTTGACAGCGAGCTGGCTTCCCAAGCCACTGCAGAGTTCGAGAAAGCAATGAAGGAGTTGGCTGAGGAAGAGCCCCACCTGGTAGAGCAGTTCCAAAAGCTctcagaggctgctgggagagtaG GCAGTGATGCGACTTCCCAACAAGAATTCACTTCTTGCCTAAAGGAGACATTAAGTGGACTAGCCAAGAATGCCACTGACCTTCAG AACTCTGGCATGTCAGAAGAGGAGCTGACCAAGGCCATGGAAGGGCTGGGCATGGATGAAGGAGATGGGGAAGGGACCATCCTCCCCATCATGCAGAGTATCATGCAGAACCTCCTGTCCAAGGATGTGCTGTACCCGTCACTGAAGGAGATCACAGAAAAG TATCCAGAATGGTTGCAGACTCACCGAGAATCTCTACCTCCAGAGCAGTTTGAAAAATATCAGGAACAACACAGTGTCATGGGCAAAATATGTGAGCAGTTTGAGGCAGAAACCCCCACAGATAGTGAGGCCACTCAAAAGGCTCGTTTTGAGGTGGTGCTGGATCTCATGCAGCAG CTACAGGATTTGGGCCATCCTCCAAAAGAGCTTGCTGGGGAGATG CCTCCTGGCCTCAACTTTGACCTGGATGCCCTCAATCTCTCGGGCCCACCAGGTGCCAATGGCGAACAGTGTCTGATCATGTGA